TTCTGGTCTTCTATCTGAATTCCTGCAACACCGGCTTTTTCAAACACCTCAACTGTCTTTTTTACCTCCGAGAGTCCGCCAAAACCAGTATCTGCATCAGCAATTACAGGTATGTTTACAGCATTGGCAATATAACCTGCCTGCTGGACAAACTCATCTCTTGTTAAAATCCCTGTATCAGGAAGACCAGCGCTGTTTGAGATACCTGCGCCCGACATATAGACAGCCTTGAACCCGCATTTTTCAATAAGCATGGCAGAAATCGCATTAAATGCGCCGGGCATAACTACTGTGCCGCTTTTGAGAAGTTTTCTGAATGTAGCAGGTTTTGAAATCATGTTGTCAGTTTTGTCAGTATTTTTTTATACACCTCAAAATCCCTGTCTGAAAATAACACAAACCGCACCAGAGACAATTTCTCTTTATTTGCCTTGATAAAATCTATCACAGTCTTCAATGCAATCTCCGCTGCCTCATTGATAGGATAGCCATAAGCGCCGGTACTTATGGATGGAAAGGCAATCGTCTTTACGCCATTTTTTATTGCAAGTTCAAGGCTGCTTTTATATGCGTTTGCCAATAACTTCGCTTCATCGTGTTTTCCGTCTCGATATATTGGGCCTACTGTGTGGATGACATACTTTGCCTTGAGGTTTCCGCCAGTGGTAATGACGGCGCTTCCGGCAGGACATCCGCCTATCTTCCTGCACTCTTCCATAATCTTTGGCCCGCCTGCTCTGTGGATTGCGCCGTCAACACCGCCTCCGCCAACAAGTCGTGAGTTTGCAGCATTCACAATAGCATCGGTTTCTTCCAGTGTGATGTCGCCTTTGATAAGAGAGAGTATAGTGGAATTGATGGTTGTCTGCATATTACGTGTCCATGCCCCTTGTATCACAATAAAATAATCCGGTCAATGGCAACGAAAGAGTTGTGATAGCATTGCTGCAATAAAAGGGAAGAGGCGATATGAAAAATTGTGAGGAGATTTTGAATTGGAAAAGGAATTATGCTCTTTCAGTGCTTTCTTTGATGTTCAATACCGTCCCTTTAAAACCTTGCGGGAATAATATTTTTTGTTCTTCTCTCTTAAAGAGGTCTCCTTTGACGTTTCCGGTTCTGAGTACGCCTCATTAATAGCCTCTAAAAGCCTTTTGGATTTCATCTTTTCAAGGAATTCCTTGGCCGCAAGGGTAAATAATTCGCTTCTGGAGTAATTATACTCTTTAGCAGCCTCATCTACTTTTCTAAATATTTCATCCGGGATAGATATTGCTGTTTTCATGTCATTAAGTATCACATATGGTTATACCATGGTCAATACCTTGTATAAGTCAAACACATTTGCGACATTTCTCCGTTTTCAATTAAGTAATCCATTGGACTTTTTAGACCCAGTGATTTATGCGGTCTTTGGGTGTTGTAGAAGATGAGATAATCGGCAAGCTTCTGGTTAAAGAGCGGTTTGTCATGGATAATATCCAGATGATTATCTATAAACTCCTCCTGTATGGTTCTATTGTATCTCTCAACATAACTATTGATTTTGGGACAATTAGGATAGGAAAAGAAATGAGGGATACTATCTCTTGAGAGTTCCTCATCAAACTCTCCAAGGTTTTCTCCCCCGTTGTCTGTTTGCCACAATGTAATAATCCCGGGATAGACTTGCTTAAACCTCTGGTAAAAGTCTTTCATATTCCTGCTCGTCAATCTTTTATAGTTAAGGGTTATGGCAAACTTTAATCTGGCATCTATTGCGCAGTAGAAATAATCCTTTACTCCATCAGTTATCCTTGTAATGGTATCTGCAACAATATGACCAAAATATTTTGGTTTAGGATGCTGTTTAACCCGAAGCCGTTTCTTCTTATTCACTCTATTCTGCGCCCACTTGGAGTTAGGGTCGTGATATGCCCTGCCTATCTTTGGAAAGTAAAAGAGTTTATGCCTCTTTATGATATTCCCGACGGTTGATTCAGATACGGTTTTAATACCCTTGTCTTTTAAGTATTTATCCAGAAGGGGTTTTATCTTTTCCTTTCCCAGCTTTGGATGTTCTAACCTTATATTCTTAATGTAATCAACTATCTCTTGCGGCGTATCGGGAGTTCTCTTTTTATGGGGTCTGGTAGATTCGGGTATCAATGCAAGAAGCTTCCCTCCACCTTGTTTAAGCTTATTCCTCCATCTGCTTATAATCTTCCTGTCTGCGCCAAAGGTCTCTATCGTTGCCTTCTCCCCGTATCCTTCATAGAACTTTATAATCTTCATCCTCTGCTTTGCTATCTCATCCTCATCAAATCCATTAAGGCTATGGAGCATATGCTGAAACCTCCTATAGCCTCCCATTCTACTAAATATCGGTTATGCCTTCGCATAATGATCCATTATTCCTTAATGTCGCATATGTATCTTAACTTATTCATGGCAACCAGACAGATAGAGAAGGATTAATATTCCACCTCTTTCAAAAATAATCCCTGCGGCGGCGCGGTCATACCGGCAAGTTTTCTGTCTTTGGCGTTAATAATGGCCTGAAAATCATTCAGATTAATCTTTCCTTTTCCAACGGCAACTAATGTTCCGACCATTATTCTGACCATGTGTCTTAAAAATGCCGTGCCTTTGACCTCAAGCGCAAGCAAGCCAGTTTCATCACTGCTTGTCAAAAGGGGAACAGGAGGGGTCGTCTCTATTGAAAAACAGAGTATCCCTTTTATTGGATGCGGGGCATCACAGTCTGCAGCCCTGAAGGATGTAAAATCCTTTTTACCAATGAGATAGCCGGCTGCCTTTTTCATTGCGTCTATATCTAATTTTTGAAAGACATGCCATGAGAAGTTGCGGTAAATGGCTGATGGGTAAGGTCTGTTAAGGATTAAGTATCTGTAGGTTTTTGCTATGGCATGCCTCCGCGAATTAAAATCAGGAGAAACCTCTACAGCATCTTTTATAACAATATCATCTGGAAGCAGCGCATTGAGCCCTGTTTGCATGGCAACAGTGGGTATCAGGCTTTCTGTATGAAAATTTGCCGCCTGCCCCAATGCATGAACGCCTACATCTGTCCTGCTGGCTGCAATAAGTTTAACTTCTTGACTCGTAATAATCTTTATCTTTTCCTGGATTATACCCTGGATTGTAGGGAGGTTTGGCTGAATCTGCCAGCCTGTATAATTAGTGCCTTTGTATTCAATGAGGAGCCTTATGTTGCGCATATTTCACAGATATTCCCTTATCAATATCTCCGCTATCTGCACGGCATTGAGCGCAGCGCCTTTGCGGAGGTTGTCCGCCACAATCCACATATTGATGCCGTTTGGTATGGATTCGTCCTCTCTTATCCTGCCGACAAAGACCTCATCCCTTTCAGAGACGTCTATAGGCATTGGATACTCAAGTTTCTTTGTATCATCCATCACTTTTACGCCAGGCGCCTTTGAAAGAAGCCCTTTTACCTCTTTTGCTGTAATCTTCTTTCCTGTCTCTATATTTACTGCCTCAGAATGGCTGTTGAATACAGGCACACGAACGGTTGTAGCAGTAATTTTTATTGAATTATCTCCCATAATCTTTCTGGTCTCATTCACCATCTTCATCTCTTCCTTTGTGTAGCCGTTGTCAAGAAACACATCTATCTGCGGAATGCAGTTGAATGCTATCTGATACGGGAAGACCTTCTTTTTTATCTCCTTTTGGCCATAGATAGCAAGCGCCTGATCAGACAATTCATCCATCGCCTCCTTGCCCGCGCCTGAAACCGCCTGATAGGTGGATACTACAATCCGTTTTATCTTCACCGCATCGTGAATAGGCTTTAATGCCACCACCATCTGAATGGTTGAACAATTTGGATTTGCAATGATATTCCGCTTCTTATATTCGCCAATGGCCTTTGGATTTACCTCCGGCACAACCAATGGCACATCAGGTTCCATCCTGAACTGACTGGTATTGTCAATGACCACACATCCGGCTTTGCCGGCCTTTGGCGCATATACAGCGCTTACCGATGCGCCCGGAGAAAACAGGCCGATATCAATCCCTTCAAATGTCTCTTCTGAAAGAAGATAAACCTTTTCCTGCTTGCCGTTAAATTCCAGATATTGCCCTGCAGACCTCTCCGATGCCAGGAGTTTTATCCTGTCGACCGGAAATTTCCTCTCCTCAAGTATCTTTATCATCTCCTGACCAACTACGCCAGTAGCGCCGACAACCGCTACATTATATTTTTGCTTTTTCATCGTAACACCTCAACAGTATTTATTGCCGCATATCTTATCATCTAAGTTTTAAAAATAAAAACAAAAAATTAAATAAATAATGAGGGACATCCGTCCCAATATTTATTGATGTCCGTGTGTTGTAATGTTATAAGTAAGTCGTCATGCCAGGGATGAGTTTTTATTTAATTGACAATAGGTATACTAAAGGTATAATTTCTATACTATGGAATTTGAGTGGGATACCACAAAAAGTAATGGTAATAAGAAAAAACATGGCATAGACTTCGACGAAGCCCAAGCACTATGGAATGACCCCGATTTGATAGAGATTCCCGTAAAAACCAGCGATGAACCGAGATTTTTGACAATCGGGAAGATTTCAGGAAAGCACTGGTCAGGAATCATTACATATAGGAACGGGACAATACGGATTATCTCGGTACATCGGTCAAGAAAAGAGGAGGTTGATTTATATGAAAGCTCGTGAATTTGACAAGAGATTTGATGAAGGAGAGGATATCTCCAAATACCTTGATGTATCGAAGGCAAGAAGACCAGAGCGGGAACAGAAAAGGGTAAATGTTGACTTCCCTTTGTGGATGATTAACTTATTGGACAAAGAAGCCAGCCGTTTGGGTGTGCCTCGGCAATCCATCATAAAAGTATGGGTAGCGGAACGCCTTGAAAAGGCATTTTGAATTAATCCTATTTTAACAAGCCACTACAGCGGATGCATTAAAGATGCACCGCTGAGTTTGGTCGTTATGCCCTCTCCTTTTTCCCCCTCTTATTTATATCAAGTATCTTTTTCCTGATCCTTATATTTTTCGGCGTAACCTCCACGACCTCATCTTCTTTAATAAATTCTATGGCCTGCTCAAGGCTCATTAGCCTTGGAGGCGCAATGTGGAGGG
The Deltaproteobacteria bacterium DNA segment above includes these coding regions:
- a CDS encoding isocitrate lyase/PEP mutase family protein is translated as MISKPATFRKLLKSGTVVMPGAFNAISAMLIEKCGFKAVYMSGAGISNSAGLPDTGILTRDEFVQQAGYIANAVNIPVIADADTGFGGLSEVKKTVEVFEKAGVAGIQIEDQ
- a CDS encoding O-acetyl-ADP-ribose deacetylase, with amino-acid sequence MQTTINSTILSLIKGDITLEETDAIVNAANSRLVGGGGVDGAIHRAGGPKIMEECRKIGGCPAGSAVITTGGNLKAKYVIHTVGPIYRDGKHDEAKLLANAYKSSLELAIKNGVKTIAFPSISTGAYGYPINEAAEIALKTVIDFIKANKEKLSLVRFVLFSDRDFEVYKKILTKLTT
- a CDS encoding ribbon-helix-helix domain-containing protein translates to MKTAISIPDEIFRKVDEAAKEYNYSRSELFTLAAKEFLEKMKSKRLLEAINEAYSEPETSKETSLREKNKKYYSRKVLKGRY
- a CDS encoding integrase core domain-containing protein → MLHSLNGFDEDEIAKQRMKIIKFYEGYGEKATIETFGADRKIISRWRNKLKQGGGKLLALIPESTRPHKKRTPDTPQEIVDYIKNIRLEHPKLGKEKIKPLLDKYLKDKGIKTVSESTVGNIIKRHKLFYFPKIGRAYHDPNSKWAQNRVNKKKRLRVKQHPKPKYFGHIVADTITRITDGVKDYFYCAIDARLKFAITLNYKRLTSRNMKDFYQRFKQVYPGIITLWQTDNGGENLGEFDEELSRDSIPHFFSYPNCPKINSYVERYNRTIQEEFIDNHLDIIHDKPLFNQKLADYLIFYNTQRPHKSLGLKSPMDYLIENGEMSQMCLTYTRY
- the truA gene encoding tRNA pseudouridine(38-40) synthase TruA, with amino-acid sequence MRNIRLLIEYKGTNYTGWQIQPNLPTIQGIIQEKIKIITSQEVKLIAASRTDVGVHALGQAANFHTESLIPTVAMQTGLNALLPDDIVIKDAVEVSPDFNSRRHAIAKTYRYLILNRPYPSAIYRNFSWHVFQKLDIDAMKKAAGYLIGKKDFTSFRAADCDAPHPIKGILCFSIETTPPVPLLTSSDETGLLALEVKGTAFLRHMVRIMVGTLVAVGKGKINLNDFQAIINAKDRKLAGMTAPPQGLFLKEVEY
- a CDS encoding aspartate-semialdehyde dehydrogenase translates to MKKQKYNVAVVGATGVVGQEMIKILEERKFPVDRIKLLASERSAGQYLEFNGKQEKVYLLSEETFEGIDIGLFSPGASVSAVYAPKAGKAGCVVIDNTSQFRMEPDVPLVVPEVNPKAIGEYKKRNIIANPNCSTIQMVVALKPIHDAVKIKRIVVSTYQAVSGAGKEAMDELSDQALAIYGQKEIKKKVFPYQIAFNCIPQIDVFLDNGYTKEEMKMVNETRKIMGDNSIKITATTVRVPVFNSHSEAVNIETGKKITAKEVKGLLSKAPGVKVMDDTKKLEYPMPIDVSERDEVFVGRIREDESIPNGINMWIVADNLRKGAALNAVQIAEILIREYL
- a CDS encoding BrnT family toxin, with translation MEFEWDTTKSNGNKKKHGIDFDEAQALWNDPDLIEIPVKTSDEPRFLTIGKISGKHWSGIITYRNGTIRIISVHRSRKEEVDLYESS
- a CDS encoding CopG family antitoxin, encoding MKAREFDKRFDEGEDISKYLDVSKARRPEREQKRVNVDFPLWMINLLDKEASRLGVPRQSIIKVWVAERLEKAF